One Rhizobiales bacterium GAS188 DNA window includes the following coding sequences:
- a CDS encoding D-aminopeptidase, which translates to MIDTACREPLLALRLAGINGKSFRETNMRARDLGLGCGHLAPGARNTIADVPGVAVGHRTLISGELRTGVTAILPHGGDVFRDKPVAAAHVLNGFGKSIGLMQVEELGQLETPVLLTNTFSVGLCGNALIRRAVAANPQIGRRTSTVNPVVCECNDGYLSDIQAMAVTEADAIAAIAAAQEEFELGAVGAGAGMSCFGFKGGIGSSSRRLVLDGADHHLGVLVLANFGRAGDLRLPDGRRPGLDAAAAAESERGSVIVIMATDVPMEHRQLRRVIRRAGAGLAWCGSFFANGSGDVFFGFTTANRVPHEAKTDLIAHRVLAEQRIDLLFEAMAEATQEAVLDALAAADTVIGRDGHGRPGLRHSLPRQTRKRE; encoded by the coding sequence GTGATCGATACAGCCTGCCGCGAGCCCTTGCTTGCACTGCGCCTGGCGGGCATCAATGGAAAAAGCTTCCGGGAGACCAATATGCGGGCGCGCGATCTCGGCCTTGGCTGCGGCCACCTGGCGCCGGGCGCAAGGAACACCATCGCCGACGTGCCCGGCGTCGCGGTCGGTCATCGCACCCTCATCTCCGGCGAGTTGCGCACCGGCGTGACCGCCATCCTGCCGCACGGCGGCGACGTCTTTCGCGACAAGCCCGTGGCGGCCGCGCATGTGCTGAACGGCTTCGGCAAGAGCATCGGGCTGATGCAGGTCGAGGAGCTGGGTCAGCTCGAAACCCCCGTGCTCCTGACCAACACCTTCTCCGTCGGCCTCTGCGGCAACGCCCTCATCCGTCGCGCCGTCGCAGCCAATCCGCAGATCGGGCGCCGGACTTCGACGGTCAACCCGGTCGTCTGCGAATGCAATGACGGCTATCTGAGCGACATCCAGGCGATGGCCGTGACCGAGGCCGACGCGATCGCCGCAATCGCGGCGGCGCAGGAAGAGTTCGAGCTCGGTGCCGTCGGAGCCGGCGCCGGCATGAGCTGCTTCGGCTTCAAGGGCGGAATCGGATCTTCGTCCCGCAGGCTGGTGCTCGACGGGGCCGACCATCATCTCGGCGTCCTGGTGCTCGCCAATTTCGGCCGCGCCGGCGACCTGCGACTGCCCGACGGACGACGGCCAGGCCTCGACGCAGCGGCTGCGGCCGAAAGCGAGCGCGGCTCGGTGATCGTCATCATGGCGACCGATGTGCCGATGGAGCATCGCCAGTTGCGAAGAGTCATCCGGCGGGCCGGCGCGGGGCTTGCCTGGTGCGGCTCGTTCTTCGCGAATGGCAGCGGCGACGTCTTCTTCGGCTTCACCACGGCAAACCGTGTGCCGCATGAGGCGAAAACCGATCTGATCGCCCATCGCGTCCTGGCCGAGCAGCGCATCGATCTCCTCTTCGAGGCCATGGCCGAGGCGACGCAGGAAGCCGTGCTGGACGCGCTGGCGGCGGCCGACACGGTGATCGGACGCGACGGCCATGGACGGCCGGGGCTGCGGCACTCGCTGCCGCGGCAGACGCGAAAGCGGGAATGA
- a CDS encoding amino acid/amide ABC transporter substrate-binding protein, HAAT family has protein sequence MRRTKPMNAKTMGALAAAILLGAGTLGAASAAFAEDSIYVPLFTYRTGPFSGSGIPVADGMHDYLEMLNQRDGGIGGVKLVIEECETGYDTKKGIECYEAIKGKKPVMVNPWSTGITLPLIPKAAVDKIPILSMAYGLSASAVGETFPWAFNPPNTYWDGLSMILRYIADKDGGLDKLKGKTIGYLYLDAGFGKEPIPMFEAFAKDVGFTLKMYPVAFGDLQNQSSQWLNVRRDKPDYMVMYGWGAMNGTAVKEAARISYPMDKFISIWWPSEDDARGAGDAAKGFKILNWHATGANFPAIQDILSKVVDKGKSQVASKDKVGEVLYDRGVYNSMLIAEAIANAQKLTGKKVVTGEDVRRGLETIDLTPDRLKQLGFEGFTGPLQITCRDHNGHRPTFMQAWDGQKWVKVSGDLPSMSDKVMPLAEAAAKDYAEKNAGWPKRSEACDKPS, from the coding sequence ATGCGGCGCACGAAGCCTATGAATGCCAAGACGATGGGGGCCCTGGCTGCAGCCATCCTGCTGGGCGCCGGCACGCTCGGTGCCGCGTCTGCGGCCTTTGCCGAGGATTCGATCTACGTGCCGTTGTTCACCTACCGCACGGGCCCCTTCTCGGGCTCCGGCATTCCGGTCGCGGATGGCATGCACGACTATCTCGAAATGCTCAATCAGCGCGATGGCGGCATCGGCGGCGTCAAGCTCGTCATCGAGGAATGCGAGACGGGCTACGACACCAAGAAGGGCATAGAGTGCTACGAAGCGATCAAGGGCAAGAAGCCGGTCATGGTCAATCCCTGGTCGACGGGCATCACCTTGCCGCTGATCCCCAAGGCCGCGGTCGACAAGATCCCGATCCTGTCGATGGCCTATGGGCTGTCGGCCTCGGCGGTCGGCGAAACCTTCCCATGGGCCTTCAACCCGCCCAACACCTATTGGGACGGGTTGTCGATGATCCTGCGCTATATCGCCGACAAGGATGGCGGGCTCGACAAGCTCAAAGGCAAGACCATCGGCTATCTCTATCTCGATGCCGGCTTCGGCAAAGAGCCGATTCCGATGTTCGAGGCCTTCGCCAAGGATGTCGGCTTCACCTTGAAGATGTATCCGGTGGCCTTCGGCGACCTGCAGAACCAGTCCTCGCAATGGCTCAATGTGCGCCGCGACAAGCCCGACTACATGGTCATGTATGGCTGGGGCGCGATGAACGGCACGGCCGTCAAGGAGGCGGCGCGCATCAGCTATCCGATGGACAAGTTCATCTCCATCTGGTGGCCGAGCGAGGATGATGCGCGTGGTGCAGGCGATGCCGCCAAGGGCTTCAAGATCCTGAACTGGCACGCGACCGGCGCCAATTTCCCGGCCATCCAGGACATCCTCAGCAAGGTCGTCGACAAGGGCAAGAGCCAGGTCGCCTCCAAGGACAAGGTCGGCGAGGTGCTCTATGACCGCGGCGTCTACAACTCGATGCTGATCGCCGAGGCGATCGCCAATGCCCAGAAGCTCACCGGCAAGAAGGTGGTGACGGGCGAGGATGTGCGGCGCGGGCTCGAGACGATCGATCTCACGCCGGATCGCTTGAAGCAGCTCGGCTTCGAGGGTTTCACCGGGCCGTTGCAGATCACCTGCAGGGATCATAATGGCCACCGCCCGACCTTCATGCAGGCATGGGACGGCCAGAAATGGGTGAAGGTCTCGGGCGACCTTCCCTCCATGAGCGACAAGGTGATGCCGCTCGCCGAAGCCGCGGCGAAGGACTATGCGGAGAAGAACGCCGGCTGGCCGAAGCGCAGCGAGGCTTGCGACAAGCCATCCTGA
- a CDS encoding amino acid/amide ABC transporter ATP-binding protein 2, HAAT family, with protein MPMTESAEARSRTAEAAPILSVNNIEVIYNHVVLVLKGVSLSVPRGGIVAILGANGAGKTTTLKAISNLLHAERGEVTKGSIEFDGARIEKLTPNELVRRGCIQVMEGRHCFGHLTIEENLLTGAFTRRDGRAAVKADMEAIYAFFPRLKERRTALAGYTSGGEQQMCAIGRAMMAKPRMILLDEPSMGLAPRIVEEIFEIVRILNAREGVSFLVAEQNTNMALKHATYGYILETGRVVMDGEAQALRENEDVKEYYLGIGGEGRKSFRNVKSYKRRKRWLT; from the coding sequence ATGCCGATGACTGAGAGCGCTGAAGCGAGGTCCCGGACCGCGGAAGCCGCCCCGATCCTCTCGGTGAACAATATCGAGGTGATCTATAACCACGTCGTCCTGGTGCTGAAGGGCGTGTCGTTGAGCGTGCCGCGCGGCGGAATCGTGGCCATCCTCGGCGCCAACGGGGCCGGCAAGACCACCACGCTCAAGGCCATCTCCAATCTTCTCCATGCCGAGCGCGGCGAGGTGACCAAGGGCTCGATCGAGTTCGATGGCGCGCGCATTGAGAAGCTCACGCCCAATGAGCTGGTGCGGCGCGGCTGCATCCAGGTGATGGAAGGCCGCCATTGCTTCGGCCATCTCACCATCGAGGAGAATCTGTTGACCGGCGCCTTCACGCGGCGCGACGGGCGCGCTGCCGTCAAGGCCGATATGGAAGCGATCTACGCCTTTTTCCCGCGCCTGAAGGAGCGCCGCACGGCGCTTGCCGGCTATACCTCGGGCGGCGAGCAGCAGATGTGCGCCATCGGCCGGGCCATGATGGCGAAGCCCCGCATGATCCTGCTCGACGAGCCTTCGATGGGGCTTGCGCCGCGCATCGTCGAGGAAATCTTCGAGATCGTGCGCATCTTGAATGCTCGGGAGGGGGTATCCTTCCTGGTCGCCGAGCAGAACACCAATATGGCGCTGAAACATGCGACCTATGGCTATATCCTCGAGACCGGGCGCGTCGTGATGGACGGCGAGGCGCAGGCCTTGCGGGAGAACGAGGACGTCAAGGAATATTATCTCGGCATCGGCGGTGAGGGACGCAAAAGCTTCCGCAACGTCAAGAGCTATAAGAGGCGCAAGCGCTGGCTGACCTGA
- a CDS encoding lipopolysaccharide export system protein LptC gives MTTAAMRPADGRFDVNDGVPEESSGARDFARATRHSARVRLLRRAIPVGVVIAVAGLLAVWLFDPFRQILPANFSVQGFNLSTSQVTMQMPKLAGFKKDNRPYEVVAKQAIQDVSKPSVINLVEMDAHLVLESGQSANLTAKQGIYDTQNETLEVKTDVRVKTTSGYDIRLEQATMKFKTGDINSSKPVNVKMSDGEISADGLEMVDNGKRVTFIGNVRSRLEPTADGAPSKQQAAVKQELRP, from the coding sequence ATGACGACGGCAGCGATGCGCCCTGCGGATGGGCGCTTCGACGTGAATGACGGGGTGCCCGAGGAAAGCTCGGGCGCGCGCGATTTCGCGCGGGCGACACGCCATTCGGCGCGCGTTCGCTTGTTGCGCCGCGCCATCCCGGTCGGCGTCGTGATCGCGGTGGCGGGGCTCCTGGCGGTGTGGCTCTTCGATCCGTTCAGGCAGATCCTGCCTGCCAATTTCAGCGTCCAGGGCTTCAACCTGTCGACCTCCCAGGTCACGATGCAGATGCCGAAGCTCGCGGGCTTCAAGAAGGATAACCGCCCTTATGAGGTCGTGGCCAAGCAGGCGATCCAGGATGTGAGCAAGCCGTCGGTGATCAATCTCGTGGAAATGGACGCGCATCTGGTCCTGGAAAGCGGCCAGAGCGCCAATCTCACCGCCAAGCAAGGCATCTACGACACGCAGAACGAGACCTTGGAGGTGAAGACCGATGTGCGGGTCAAGACCACCAGCGGCTATGACATCCGGCTCGAACAGGCGACCATGAAATTCAAGACCGGCGATATCAACTCGAGCAAGCCCGTCAACGTCAAGATGTCCGACGGCGAGATCAGCGCCGATGGGCTGGAGATGGTCGATAACGGCAAGAGGGTGACCTTCATCGGCAATGTCCGATCCCGCCTCGAACCGACGGCGGATGGTGCGCCGAGCAAACAGCAGGCGGCCGTGAAGCAGGAGCTGCGGCCATGA
- a CDS encoding lipopolysaccharide export system protein LptA, producing the protein MRSRSFVKAAVQGALAVFLGVGLCTGAYAEAAKNTAGSGTAGSSTAGSGTPAAKAPAAKPDAKSDTKQSGAASPFPTKSKDPIYITADRLDIFDKEGRAVYSGASGVTVTQGASKVVGSELTAYYERQKDSTADKAAAGSDTQPAPQSSGMAGSAVKRILVKGPVSVVQNDQVATGDAAEFDRVQNIVTLTGHVSLTQGPNVTTGDKMTYDLNSGVANVFSAPGTPVKSLFVQGSQSGDAKAVAPQKASSGKPAAKPAVGKAAKTE; encoded by the coding sequence ATGAGGTCTCGTTCATTCGTGAAAGCGGCGGTGCAGGGTGCCCTGGCGGTGTTCCTCGGGGTGGGCCTATGCACAGGCGCCTATGCGGAGGCTGCCAAGAACACTGCCGGCTCGGGCACTGCCGGTTCGAGCACTGCCGGCTCGGGGACTCCCGCCGCCAAGGCGCCGGCCGCCAAGCCCGACGCCAAATCCGATACCAAGCAATCGGGCGCCGCCAGCCCATTTCCGACCAAGTCCAAGGACCCGATCTACATCACGGCCGATCGGCTCGACATCTTCGACAAGGAGGGTCGCGCGGTCTATTCCGGTGCGAGCGGCGTCACCGTGACCCAGGGCGCCAGCAAGGTCGTCGGCAGCGAGCTCACCGCCTATTACGAGCGCCAGAAGGATAGCACCGCCGACAAGGCGGCTGCCGGCAGCGACACGCAACCAGCCCCGCAATCCTCCGGGATGGCCGGCAGCGCCGTCAAGCGCATCCTGGTCAAGGGGCCAGTCAGCGTGGTCCAGAACGATCAGGTCGCGACCGGCGATGCCGCCGAGTTCGATCGCGTCCAGAATATCGTCACTTTGACCGGGCATGTTTCGTTGACTCAAGGTCCCAATGTCACGACCGGGGACAAGATGACCTATGACCTGAATTCGGGGGTGGCGAATGTGTTCTCGGCGCCCGGAACGCCGGTGAAATCGCTCTTCGTGCAAGGCAGCCAGTCGGGCGACGCCAAAGCGGTTGCGCCGCAAAAGGCGAGTTCCGGCAAGCCGGCAGCCAAGCCGGCCGTCGGCAAGGCGGCGAAGACGGAATGA